Within Plasmodium coatneyi strain Hackeri chromosome 14, complete sequence, the genomic segment gaggtgaTTCCACAGGACGAGGATTTCTTACCCTTACAAGGGGTCTCCTCCATAGGGTCTAAAAGCGGTTCATACAGGTTGTTGTCTTCTGCGAGAGTGTATCCAACGGTGGATTGTATCTCCTTTTCGAGAAACTCCTTCCTATGATTGTTGTTACTGTTCCCACTGTATGGTCCACGAATGTAACCTCCCCGGTTGTTGCAGTAGTCTCGACTTCCTAGACTGTCAATGTTCAAATGGATGTGACGCGCAGATGGGGGCTTATTCCTTTCGATCTCGTTTCGAAAAATCACTTCACTCTCGTGAGCAATTCTTGCGGATGCACCAGTGTAGGTgattccctttttgttttcgtctttttttccactagGATGCTTCTCTACCGTTTCTGTGTATTCGGCGGTATTTTCACTTGAGCTGATGTCTGTGtggtttttttcttcggAGGGAAGTGGTTTGTTACTTTCTTTCCCTTGGAGGGTCCCAcgtctgttttttttatttttcctttgctttgcttcattttggcCTGTTCCAACATCTAAACCTGTTCCTCccttcttcgtcttcttcttccccctgttGGAACTCTCCCCTGCGTTTAACTTTGTCCAGTCGGGGTGCGTGTAGATGCGCCAGTGGGGAGCTGTGGAAATGCGGTGTGGGTAAAGCATAGAGATGCCTTGCAGGTAGGAAGAGTACCCCCAAATTTCTTTAACTACACCTAGGTGGTTCAGTTGGAAGGAGAAGTCTCTGCCGGAGAGTTCCTTCACGCTGACATCGATCACTGCATAGTCGAAGTAGGCgtactttctccttcctttcggagtcgttttttcttcgttgCATGTTTTGTATTGGTCTGCATCGTGGTGTCCTGAATTGGGGACACCGTTGTGCTGTTTTCCTTTGCTCGGTTCGTCCAACTCACTGTGGTCTCCATCCACGGAGTCGACCTCTTCACACCGGTGAATGGCTCCCTTATCTGTATGAACCCAGTAGCAGATATTCTCGTCGATGTAACCACTAACGTGGTCATCACCAAAGTGGATTCTGTTCACTTTACTTTTGAGACAGCCGGTTAGCTTATTCCTCTCCACCTCACGGATGCATCTGTCATGGTGTTGCATTTGTAGGGAGTCTGAACCGTGCACTGAATGGGGCCCATTGGAGGAATCACCCCTCCTCAGGTTGTACAAATCGCCGACGCAACCTATTTTGAGGTCCTCCTGGGGGACATCCTTAGGGAAGACATACCTCTCATTGGGTTCGCAACTGGGttcaaataaattaaaatgctGAATCACCGTTTTTGTGGATTCTTTCTCTGCATCTACGTATCTATAACATCGTAACCGAACACATTGGTTACTCCTTCCATGCTCACTACTTCCGTTCACATACTTGTGGTACCTACCAAATGTGGCGTCATCGAAGTAGATAGTTGTAAGGTCGTTCTGTACCTTCGACGTGGATATTAATTCTATGAAGCGTTCGAAGGGGGGCATCAATTCATGCTCCTCCATGTCGTAGTAATGGAAGGTGTAGTATTTGCTGATCTCTACTTTTGCGTTGATTAGGTTCTGTGCCTTTACTATATATTTAGTGTGTCTAGTCCCCTTTCGTGGGTTCTCTCCATCGACGGGGGGGGAAGGTGCATTACCCTGTGATTCTCCACTTTGGGAAAATATGTttccgtttttcttttcaaaggTAGATGTACTTTCCTCTTCATGGTGTTCCTCCCCGAGTGGGTTCTCCCCTGGTGGTTTCGGGGGGAGGCTCTGCGTTGGGGTAACTACCAGATGGTTTGTTGATTTCCCCTCGAGGTCATCCCCCGTGGCGACGTTCACAGAGGTTACGTTTCGAACCCCCCTATCCCTATAATGCTTGTAGCAAAGAGATAAAATGCAGACCAGTAGGTTCATGTCGTAGCTCATGAAAAAGCTCCTGATAACCACAGTGATGTAGAAGGAAgaactaacaaccttctcaTTATGCTTgtcgaatttttttgtaatttttctgaATCCGGTAAAGTTTATAATTCTGTAGCTGTCGAGAAACTTCAAGGTGCTTCCCAACTGGTTCAGCTGCTTCACAACGTCAGGTAGGTCTAGTAAGGAGTctcctttttgcaatttttgcaatttttccaacttttccAACTTTTCCAGACAGATTTTCGCATCGTCGTACCACTCCTTTATCATCCTTCTAGtgaatttattaattttttccaattctcCATTTAGGATGTTTTGGAACCTGGACTCGGCCGACTGGTACTCTGCTCCGCTCAGCGCCCGGGTGCTCCCAAAGTTGGTTGTCACTTCTTTTATGGTGAACGTGGAGGTGTCCTTCCCTGCGGAAAACAAACAAGGTCATGCAGCTCATGTGCAACCAACTAACTACataaatggtaaaaataCAATAGGCCATGGAACCCCCGCTGACTAACCCGTTATCAACCGGATGGCTTTCTTCAGTTCCTTGTAGGCGATGTAGTGCTCCCTATACTTGGGATGCATCCGCTCCTGCAACTTTTTGCTAAACTTCATGGCGCAAGGGGGGAGAGAGACGTGACGAAGTGATCAAATGGtcaagtggaagaaaaacctTGCAACTGCAGAGTGATCACACTACCGTCCCTGACTTGGCTTGTCACCCCGCCAACGCCGGGCACACCAGGCACACCGTTCGAGGGTATAGAGATCCGCTTCCCGTTCGGGCGACTGTGTAGTTGGGCAATCACTCACACGCGTTACTCTGCGTGTAACTGCGCCTGTGCATTTGCTCTATGTACCAGCTTTGCCTcttctatttattttttatttattatttatttttttttttctcttcacgtGGATGCATTCGAAGAAGCTGAGTCGATTCCGAAGTgtaggcttttttttttttttttttttcctattttgaGGCACCGACTCAAGCACCTTTTAACGTGTTAGCACCAGGGGAGGGAACTTCCCCCCGTGAGTCGACCCCCcttcaattaaaaaaaaggggcacaccTAACTTAAGTGAAGAGTTACAAATGGCACAGTGTAGattcgtttttccttttcatgtAGGGTTCGGAATATTTGTCGTGTTGGTTGGTACTATTGGGGAATACAcccagggggaaaaaaaaaaaaataaaataaaataaagcggactttccttttttacctttcgTTTAGGGTTCATCCTCCCTGGTTATAAGAATGGAGGATAGATTGGTCTAGCCACGTCGCGTCGTGTTGCGCTGTGCTGTGCTCCTATGTGTATGCCTGTGCCGCTTCGCCCCTTTGGGGAAACCCCACTACCACCAGGATgaattaaaagaaaacgtgAGAACCGACTGTGGAGAACCAGATGTGAATGCACACGTGCCTGCTAACTGCTCGTTAGCTAAAAGTGGACTCGTGCTAGGTGTAACTGTATGCGGACCACCTACAGGAGTGGCAGCGTCGATAAACTCACACCTCTTTCTGATCTGTtcctttctgttcttttttcttttcttttatgacCGCTTGGTAAAGCCTCAAAAAGGGCGACCCTTCCTGCGGTTCCAGTGAAGAACACGTGCTGGGATGCTCCAAGTGGAAGTTCCCTCCTGCACGTTATCCAACTAGTggaaacatttttctttttaaatgacGTAGCCTCTTCGCTAAGGTGCACTATTCCTCCTGTTTACTTCCCTGCCCGATGGTTTAAACAGTGTGCAGGACACCAGGATGGGATGCACAGAAATAAACGTtcaggggggggaagtggcTAAGTGATGAAGTGGTTGGCAGCACCCCAGGCGTGAAACGGCATTGCTCCACGTGCGTGTCAACCGCCGTTCTCTTCTCTCCCTTTGTGCCGCGAAGATCACGTCGTTTCAAAGTGAAAGGGGTAAAGACAAttataagcaaaaaaaaaaaaaaaaaaaaattaaaaaggagtacACACACGGACAACACGTTCCTTCACCACGGTGGTAGAAATTTTCCAGCCAAGTTGCTTAACAagtacagaagaaaaaaatgcccacTGCCCTATAAAGTGGAACGTGGGGTCTTGCAGGTCAAAGTAGAGATGCCACAGGTGACAGGCGCAACATGCAGCACACACCGCTCACCGCGGTAGCATGTGCATACAAcgcttttcaaaaaaaaaaaaaaaaaaaaaaaaaaaaacaccaacGGCTGCGTGCACGTGCAGGAAGGTGGTGCATCACCGTGGGAAGCGCATAAACAAGTAAAAGGCATCcccccctaaaaaaaaaaaaaaaagaaaaaaaggtccaAGTATCGAAGCGGAAGAGTAAAAACTACCCTGTTGTAGAATAGCTTCCAttttgcattctttttttgtttgcttgtttgtttgtttggtGTCTACATTTTGTTCGTTCCTCACCGCTTGTTCGGTCATCATTGCTCGTTCGGTCGTCATTGCTTGTTCTGTCTTTACCGCTTGTTTGTCCCCGCCCCTCCCCCCACAGTAGCTGCCCAACTGCTGACCTGCCAAAATGGAGGGCGAGCCCAAGTGCACCCCCCAGGGCGGCGCGGGGGAGGAAGCCAAACCTGGAAAGAGGCTCGTGGCTGAGAACTGCGGAATCTacatgaacaaaatgaaaaacgcAGGAGTTGTGTGCAACAGAATAACGGAACTAAATATAAACTCACGAAAACAAATCTCCCTTACGAAGAGTGATAGCTCACAAATGAAAGACATCCTATCTCATGGGAATGACAAAACGATGGAAATGCACCCAGCTAAGAGACCACTCACTTCCTATTCCACCTATGAAAACCAGAACAAGTATTTCGAAACAAAGCTAGTTCCAGACATGCAAGGAAAAATGAGCATATGCGTAGGGAGAAAAAGCGGAAGTGCTACTGTAAACATCAGCATAGATGAATATGACCTCGGAAAAACTTACaacacatggaaaaaaattttcgatAAAACTGCTCTCCAAAATAAGTCTAACCTAGTGAACAACATTTTTCTAACTGTAGATGAAGAAGCGGATAGGAGTGACAAACTTCCTGTCGTTAAGAACAGAAACCCTCCCTATGCCAATCCGGATGGGCCATTCGAAAAGCAACGGTTAGACTTGCCTAAGCAGGCCAGAGACAACCTAGACAGAACCCTGACTCCGCTTGATTGTGCAGACACAAATTctcttttaaagaaaaaaaacttccacACTTATAGGGACTCCTTCCTGCTGATGCGTCCTCACACGGAGGATCGTCTGGACGAGGTCAAGGGCGTCAGGAGGACTCGTTTCCCCTGGGCACACTCCAACCGTCTTAAGCAGATCCTCAGCTACAGCTACGCAGGCGGCGCCGACGTCAGCCTGATGAATGGTGATGCGAACTGCGATGATCTGATCAGTGGTGACCTGATCAATGGTGGTGCTTCAAACGATGCACCTCCCCACTTCGGGTCTCACCACGTGAACTATGACAGGGAATACGCAGCAGAGGGGGGATGCTCCTCCCAGTGCCACACCCCAAATGATGCATCCACGAACGCGTTCCACGAGGAAGGTACCTGCTACAGAGCCCCCTCGCTCACCGAAATTGAGTGAACTTCGAATATCTCCCCTCCTGTCAAACTGGCACGCTCGTTTTAGCTAAGTGGTAGTGAGCGCCACCCACACGTGtaatgcgaaaaaaataaataaaaaatgaatgaagtgAAGTGAACTCGTTTGGAGATCACCTTGTTGGAAAAAtccccatttgtgcatttcccCACttggtgtgtgtgttttttttttttttttttttaaatttgttgcGAGTATATGTGAACGGCTAGCCACGCGGGAAGACTTGCCAACGAGCCTACACACATACCGTCACgataattatttaaaaaatgctgtTTGCCAAAGGGTGTGTTTACAGTGCAAAGTTCGTTTAATTAATGCGCAGGGGATGTTTACAACAAAAGTCGTTCTTCACGCGTGTGAATACGgggaatttataaaaaaaaaaaaaaatttttaaattaaaaaaaataaaatgcacaGAACAATCCTCAGACGGATAAACCATGCGACACTTCAACATGGCTAGACAAAcggtggagaaaaaaaggatctCCTGGATTGGGAATACTTCCCAAGCTACTTGCCCACTGGTGGAAGCCGAAACGGGGAATCACTTCCCCCCCGCTGCTTCCCCGTTGGCGTAACGCGAGTAGATCTCCCGGATGGAGCGCACACACGACTGCACCTCCATATCGCTGTCGAAGTTCAGGACCATAAGTGGGGTgctctataaaaaaaaaaaaaataaataaatgaataaaaataataataataataaaaatatcatCAGTTTGGTTATACGAAATGGTGTTGCTAACGCGCCGTGCTGCGCGTAAAAGCGATTGCCCAACTGGACCGATATACTCATCCCCTTGGTGCACTTACCCTGTTGGTGGCAAAGTAAAAGTAGAGCGTCCTGCCGGAACCACGCTTGGTGGTTATCTTGCACAGCGTGTGAATATCAAACACGGCATAGACGTTAACGACGTCTATTTTGACCTTCCTGTGACAACATCCAGGAGAGCCTTCCCCACCTTTGGGAGTGCTCCTCTTCCCATCGttcttcttcaccattttaGCATTCTTGGTATACAAACTATGGTAGtcggaaaaggaaaagttggGCTCATCGGAAACGCACGACGAGTAGGATGAGCTATCACTTGACAGGGAGCTACTAACAGAAGGACAACCCTGCTCCGTCGACGCAGATAAGTTACTACTAGACACACTAAAATAGGACTTGTAGTAGTTGTATGTGTCTGTGATGTGTTCCCTGGTGATGCTACGAAGCACGTGGGGAGATACCTTGGCCCAGTTTATGTCGATTCCACTTATTTTGTAAGAATCCATGTTAAACAGGAcgtcctttttctttaaatccTTGTGCTTGTGGATGAGCACCTTCTGCAGTTCCTCTCCCGGTTCGGATGACAGATACCACTCCTCATGGTCCCTGCCCTCCGTCGagtattcctccttttcctttaggAAGTTTTTCGTGCCGATGTCTCCCAGGTGGGGGTCTTCCCCGATCTGCTCCACGACGCTCGGTTTGTTATGCGTTTCAGTTACTCCTTTCTTGCGCCCCCCTGGAAGACTCACCTCATACAGGTAGGGCATGCCGTAGAGTATAAGCAGGTGGTCGTAAATCATGAGCTTGCAGAGGCCCAGCTCGGGCTTGTTCTTTAGACACGTGTTGCTCAAGATGAAGTCGTTCACCCGATCGTCGCACTGTTTCTCGTACTGCGTCGCGTACTGTTTGTCTGAGGTGTTCGCAGTAGTGGTCGTGTTGTCTGTGACGCCCCCACCGGGAAACTCCTTCGCACGGCCACTAGGCAGAAGATGCATATTCCTAAAGGGAAAGTAGGTCATCCTGAAGGGTAGGCTGGAATCCACCCTAAAGGATAAGTTGGAGTCCAATTTGTTACACTGCAGGTAGAGGTTCGGGTCGTTAATGGCGGTGCTACCCCGTTTAATGCACTTGAAATATTTTACGTAGTGCACTAAGTTGCTAATTATATTGTTCGATCTAACGTTGTGCGGAATGAGGGGCTGGTATATATACGTAATGAAGCAGCTATACAGTTTGCGCTTGGGGGAAGGGCCCCCTTTTGTCGAACCCCCCTTCAGCAGCAAACTACGGTAACACACAATATCAATGTAGGAGTATAAATTGTAGACATCCGAActggaagaacaactccttctAATTCCCTCGGGCACGTTGTCGCTACCGATTGAGTACCCCCTATTGGGTGGGTCGTGCATGGGTTCTGATGCGAAGTCCGCGAAGGAGTCTACCCCGCCAGTGGCCGACGCAGCTTCCATACCCGTGTGTTCCTCTTCTGCGTCGTCACTCCTCCACTGGGCATACGTGCATGCGTTTAACTTGGCATCTGTGTGATCATTCTCTAGTGAAGCGGTACACATTTCATCTACACCCATTACCTGTTCACCGTTAACCTGCTCATCGAGTGCCTCACTACCACGTGGAGGACCCCATGCCGCCGCTTCACCCCCCTGAGGTTGCACAGACGACACGGCATTCAACAGGTCGCTCTTCTTCCTATTACAATAGTCGACGTAGTGACTTAAACTGAAGTAATGTTTCTTCACCGTGGCGTTATTGCATATGTGTAGATCTCCATTGGTAGACTCACTGATCTTTTTCTCTGCCACGAAGGAACTAA encodes:
- a CDS encoding SPX d0main containing protein, which codes for MKFSKKLQERMHPKYREHYIAYKELKKAIRLITGKDTSTFTIKEVTTNFGSTRALSGAEYQSAESRFQNILNGELEKINKFTRRMIKEWYDDAKICLEKLEKLEKLQKLQKGDSLLDLPDVVKQLNQLGSTLKFLDSYRIINFTGFRKITKKFDKHNEKVVSSSFYITVVIRSFFMSYDMNLLVCILSLCYKHYRDRGVRNVTSVNVATGDDLEGKSTNHLVVTPTQSLPPKPPGENPLGEEHHEEESTSTFEKKNGNIFSQSGESQGNAPSPPVDGENPRKGTRHTKYIVKAQNLINAKVEISKYYTFHYYDMEEHELMPPFERFIELISTSKVQNDLTTIYFDDATFGRYHKYVNGSSEHGRSNQCVRLRCYRYVDAEKESTKTVIQHFNLFEPSCEPNERYVFPKDVPQEDLKIGCVGDLYNLRRGDSSNGPHSVHGSDSLQMQHHDRCIREVERNKLTGCLKSKVNRIHFGDDHVSGYIDENICYWVHTDKGAIHRCEEVDSVDGDHSELDEPSKGKQHNGVPNSGHHDADQYKTCNEEKTTPKGRRKYAYFDYAVIDVSVKELSGRDFSFQLNHLGVVKEIWGYSSYLQGISMLYPHRISTAPHWRIYTHPDWTKLNAGESSNRGKKKTKKGGTGLDVGTGQNEAKQRKNKKNRRGTLQGKESNKPLPSEEKNHTDISSSENTAEYTETVEKHPSGKKDENKKGITYTGASARIAHESEVIFRNEIERNKPPSARHIHLNIDSLGSRDYCNNRGGYIRGPYSGNSNNNHRKEFLEKEIQSTVGYTLAEDNNLYEPLLDPMEETPCKGKKSSSCGITSFFKKIFFCKNNIVEIKRPKTAVVRVEPKTFFANERTLLQWLNTSVLLSTISITLLNFSNSYGFASGVIMAPVAIFFILYSFHIYLKRAEALINKEPINYTDKVGPGVLVITLTFALSTVVLLNIYSRLKGEV